The Deinococcus wulumuqiensis R12 genome has a window encoding:
- a CDS encoding bifunctional diguanylate cyclase/phosphodiesterase → MTRLAELEAHLLARPAEVYAEVQTLLTDLRAAKHVPGLLSEQDAPSEAAALHVLSACALLLGDEAAAAQYAEAGCQLARELELPSLEACCLEVRGLVHGRQGDLEQAARLLRQSLHLLLDTGDDAGRGRLLRRVGGGLEWLEAYPQALTLYRESLSLLPPGSPGAAAVQAGLARVLFQLGQTEESTQVAAQALTHCQAQHLTRTEGRVQLQQALNCLALGQLAASHEHAGQAQALAQATDDRDMQGEAAWVQAETALARGDLDGAGQALERGEGWARQLGRHDLLARVRESQSRLHERRGEPVQALSCLREQQQLEKAHRTRLAEHRGRLLNEQIEFEVLRRTAVQGTALPGHEPVVRTAPALHEAQVPQAEAGRLASFDQLTGLADHTFFWGRTRQALQHLVPGRSLGLIVADIDHLKVINARFGQAAGDRLLAEIARRLREAVRPGDLVGRLSGDRFVVLLSDLARPGDLAMVAERLLQSLRESCDFGTELLVPTVSLGCAVAPQDGGSAEVLQQHAELALFQAKMRGRNMAVVFTGDMSTAEQERRQLSQDLRRAVRQGQLQLHYQAQFELPGRRLSGFEALVRWPHPERGMIPPDRFIALAEESGLILKLGRWVLNEASRQARAWALSERGLTMAVNVSALQFEQSDFVAGVRACLEQHGLPPHTLVLELTESMVHRDPRLARQTLLELQALGVQVAMDDFGTGYSSLSMLKSLPFGLLKIDREFLRDLSADSEQFAASQQFIEVMVRLAHNLSMRVVAEGVETAEQYDLLCGMGCDEAQGYWLARPLPPDEAAALLPGDGDPGPERQVS, encoded by the coding sequence ATGACCCGGCTGGCCGAACTGGAAGCGCACCTGCTGGCCCGGCCCGCCGAGGTGTACGCCGAGGTGCAGACGCTGCTCACGGACCTGAGGGCGGCAAAACACGTTCCCGGCCTTCTTTCCGAGCAGGACGCCCCCAGCGAAGCGGCGGCGCTGCACGTGCTGTCGGCGTGTGCCCTGTTGCTCGGCGACGAGGCAGCGGCGGCGCAGTACGCCGAGGCCGGGTGCCAGCTCGCCCGGGAACTGGAGCTGCCTTCGCTCGAAGCCTGCTGTCTGGAAGTGCGCGGGCTGGTGCATGGCCGTCAGGGGGACCTGGAGCAGGCGGCGCGGCTGCTGCGTCAGAGTCTGCACCTGCTGCTCGACACGGGCGACGATGCCGGGCGCGGGCGGCTGCTGCGGCGTGTGGGCGGGGGGCTGGAGTGGCTCGAAGCGTACCCGCAGGCCCTGACGCTCTACCGCGAGAGCCTGAGCCTTCTGCCGCCCGGATCTCCCGGCGCCGCTGCCGTGCAGGCGGGTCTGGCGCGGGTGCTGTTTCAACTGGGCCAGACCGAGGAAAGCACGCAGGTGGCGGCCCAGGCCCTCACGCACTGTCAGGCCCAGCACCTGACCCGCACGGAGGGCCGGGTGCAGTTGCAACAGGCGCTGAACTGTCTGGCTCTGGGCCAGCTCGCCGCCAGCCACGAGCACGCCGGACAGGCCCAGGCCCTCGCCCAGGCCACCGACGACCGCGACATGCAGGGCGAGGCCGCGTGGGTGCAGGCCGAAACAGCGCTGGCGCGGGGCGACCTGGACGGGGCCGGTCAGGCGCTGGAGCGCGGGGAAGGGTGGGCACGGCAACTGGGCAGGCACGACCTGCTTGCCCGGGTGCGCGAAAGCCAGTCGCGCCTGCACGAGCGACGGGGCGAACCCGTCCAGGCCCTGTCCTGTCTGCGCGAACAGCAGCAGCTCGAAAAGGCGCACCGGACGCGACTCGCCGAGCACCGGGGCCGGTTGCTCAACGAGCAGATCGAGTTCGAGGTGTTGCGCCGCACCGCCGTGCAAGGCACCGCCCTGCCAGGCCACGAACCGGTGGTCCGTACCGCTCCGGCGCTGCACGAAGCCCAGGTGCCCCAGGCGGAAGCTGGCCGTCTGGCGTCGTTCGACCAACTGACCGGCCTGGCCGACCACACGTTTTTCTGGGGACGGACCCGTCAGGCGCTGCAACATCTGGTGCCGGGGCGCTCGCTGGGGCTGATCGTGGCCGATATCGACCACCTCAAGGTGATCAACGCCCGCTTCGGACAGGCGGCGGGCGACCGGCTGCTGGCCGAAATCGCCCGCCGCCTGCGCGAAGCGGTGCGGCCCGGCGATCTTGTGGGGCGGCTGAGCGGCGACAGGTTCGTGGTGCTGCTCAGCGACCTCGCTCGCCCTGGCGACCTGGCGATGGTGGCCGAGCGCCTGCTCCAGAGCCTGCGCGAATCCTGCGACTTCGGCACCGAACTGCTGGTGCCCACCGTGTCGCTGGGCTGCGCGGTGGCCCCGCAGGACGGCGGCAGTGCTGAGGTGTTGCAGCAGCACGCGGAGCTGGCGCTGTTTCAGGCCAAGATGCGGGGCCGCAACATGGCGGTCGTCTTCACCGGCGACATGAGTACCGCCGAGCAGGAACGGCGCCAACTGTCCCAGGACCTGCGCCGCGCGGTGCGGCAAGGACAGTTGCAGCTGCACTATCAGGCCCAGTTCGAGTTGCCGGGCCGGCGCCTGAGCGGGTTCGAGGCCCTGGTCCGCTGGCCGCACCCCGAACGCGGCATGATTCCCCCCGACCGCTTCATCGCGCTGGCGGAAGAAAGCGGCCTGATTCTGAAACTTGGCCGCTGGGTGCTCAACGAGGCTAGTCGGCAGGCGCGGGCCTGGGCACTGTCCGAACGTGGCTTGACTATGGCGGTCAACGTCTCGGCCCTTCAGTTCGAGCAGTCGGATTTCGTCGCCGGGGTGCGCGCCTGTCTGGAGCAGCACGGTCTGCCCCCTCATACCCTGGTGCTCGAACTCACCGAGAGCATGGTGCACCGCGACCCGCGCCTTGCCCGGCAGACGCTGCTCGAGTTGCAGGCCCTCGGGGTGCAGGTCGCCATGGACGATTTCGGCACCGGCTACAGCAGCCTGAGTATGCTCAAAAGCCTGCCCTTCGGCCTGCTCAAGATCGACCGCGAGTTTCTGCGCGACCTGTCTGCCGATTCCGAGCAGTTCGCGGCCTCGCAGCAGTTTATCGAGGTGATGGTGCGTCTGGCGCACAACCTCAGCATGCGGGTGGTGGCCGAGGGGGTGGAGACCGCCGAGCAGTACGACCTGCTGTGCGGCATGGGCTGTGACGAGGCCCAGGGCTACTGGCTGGCCCGCCCCCTGCCGCCGGACGAGGCCGCCGCCCTGCTGCCCGGCGACGGTGACCCGGGACCGGAAAGGCAGGTGAGCTGA
- a CDS encoding acyl-CoA thioesterase: MTVSPRPRPEEVYEALDWGRSLRHRIQMRYADLDTMGHLNNAVYVQYFETARVLVWEDLKIPPHLDRSVIARQEIDYRHEVRWGQEVWVETLIERLGHTSWTTVCRMVADGQPCAYSRTVQVRVGEGALRPQPLEPELRERFSRLLVDSPQNPPA, from the coding sequence ATGACCGTTTCTCCCCGTCCGCGTCCCGAAGAGGTCTACGAGGCCCTCGACTGGGGCCGCTCGCTGCGCCACCGCATCCAGATGCGTTATGCCGACCTCGACACGATGGGCCACCTGAACAACGCCGTGTACGTGCAGTATTTCGAAACCGCTCGCGTGCTGGTCTGGGAGGACCTGAAGATTCCGCCGCACCTCGACCGCTCGGTCATCGCCCGCCAGGAAATCGACTACCGCCACGAGGTCCGCTGGGGGCAGGAGGTCTGGGTGGAAACCCTGATCGAGCGCCTGGGCCACACGTCGTGGACCACGGTCTGCCGGATGGTCGCCGACGGCCAGCCCTGCGCCTACTCGCGCACGGTGCAGGTTCGCGTGGGTGAGGGGGCGCTGCGCCCGCAACCGCTGGAGCCTGAGCTGCGCGAGCGCTTTTCCCGCTTGCTGGTGGACTCCCCCCAGAACCCGCCCGCATGA
- a CDS encoding ROK family protein, which yields MTHPGSTPSALPNSALPQTALDVAPALSIGVDVGGTKIACGVLRGEELIERHVQPTPETGWEAVLDAVAAQVRELQSRHPATHIGVGVPGPLNAERTRVKFAPNIYGFTDVPLVDGLRERLGLRAEAGHRLVLENDAKAAALAEAHLGAARGTESSIYVTVSTGIGAGLVLGGKLWRGRHGVAGELGHVTVQPGGPVSGAGLDGALEAVASGTAIARDASYALNREVSTAEAFALAEQGHPAARRVVGQAMRHIGIALADLQKVIDPEVFVLGGGVSAVGDSFFRGVQQAADEYAGGFAPVTIRRAQLGQSAGVVGAALAALHG from the coding sequence ATGACTCATCCTGGCTCCACTCCCTCTGCCCTGCCCAACTCTGCTCTGCCCCAGACTGCTCTGGACGTTGCCCCGGCCCTGAGCATCGGGGTGGACGTGGGCGGCACCAAGATCGCCTGCGGCGTGCTGCGGGGCGAGGAACTGATCGAGCGGCACGTGCAGCCCACGCCCGAAACCGGTTGGGAAGCGGTGCTCGACGCGGTGGCGGCGCAGGTGCGCGAGTTGCAGTCCCGGCACCCGGCCACCCACATCGGCGTGGGCGTGCCCGGTCCCCTCAACGCCGAGCGCACCCGCGTCAAGTTCGCCCCCAACATCTACGGCTTTACCGACGTGCCGCTGGTGGACGGCCTGCGCGAGCGGCTGGGGCTGCGCGCTGAGGCGGGTCACCGTCTGGTGCTCGAAAACGACGCCAAGGCAGCGGCCCTGGCCGAGGCCCACCTCGGCGCGGCGCGGGGCACCGAAAGCAGCATCTACGTGACCGTCAGCACCGGCATCGGGGCGGGGCTGGTGCTGGGCGGCAAACTCTGGCGCGGGCGTCACGGGGTGGCCGGTGAACTGGGGCACGTCACCGTGCAGCCCGGCGGCCCGGTCAGCGGCGCGGGGCTGGACGGGGCGCTCGAAGCCGTCGCCAGCGGCACCGCCATTGCCCGTGACGCCAGCTACGCCCTGAACCGTGAAGTGTCCACCGCCGAGGCTTTCGCCCTGGCCGAGCAGGGCCACCCCGCCGCTCGCCGGGTGGTGGGTCAGGCCATGCGGCACATCGGCATCGCGCTCGCCGACCTGCAAAAGGTCATCGACCCCGAGGTGTTCGTGCTCGGCGGCGGGGTCTCGGCGGTGGGCGACTCCTTTTTTCGGGGCGTGCAGCAGGCCGCCGACGAGTACGCGGGGGGCTTCGCGCCCGTCACCATCCGCCGCGCCCAGCTCGGCCAGAGTGCCGGGGTGGTGGGGGCCGCCCTGGCCGCGTTGCACGGCTGA
- a CDS encoding cell division protein FtsB encodes MDASPSPAPPSQRTWRETWRLRWRQLRRLPLTMMITCLLLLLGSVQVAFQIGNNAYRTLTWTGETQEVRGRVAALQADLRMLKDAEAAAQDPAYLQVLARCQGFVRAGETLVVASTAPSAPPETCDTRRLP; translated from the coding sequence ATGGACGCTTCACCTTCCCCCGCTCCCCCTTCGCAACGGACCTGGCGGGAGACGTGGCGCCTGCGCTGGCGGCAGCTTCGGCGCCTGCCCCTCACCATGATGATCACCTGCCTGCTGCTGCTGCTCGGCAGTGTGCAGGTGGCGTTTCAAATCGGCAACAACGCCTACCGCACCCTGACCTGGACCGGGGAAACCCAGGAAGTCCGGGGCCGGGTGGCGGCCCTTCAAGCGGACCTGCGAATGCTCAAGGACGCCGAGGCCGCCGCGCAGGACCCCGCTTACCTTCAGGTGCTCGCCCGTTGTCAGGGGTTTGTCCGGGCGGGGGAGACCCTGGTGGTGGCGAGCACGGCGCCCAGTGCTCCGCCCGAAACCTGTGACACCCGGCGCCTGCCGTAA
- the cutA gene encoding divalent-cation tolerance protein CutA, with protein sequence MSLVVLVTLPPERASELARTLVAERLAGCVNLLPGVQSVYRWDGDVAEEPETLLLIKTVGEQYPALEARIKSLHPYEVPEIVALPFDRASPEFLSWLRGSVG encoded by the coding sequence ATGTCACTCGTCGTTCTCGTTACCCTTCCGCCGGAACGGGCCTCTGAACTGGCCCGCACCCTGGTGGCCGAGCGGCTCGCCGGGTGCGTCAACCTGTTGCCGGGCGTCCAGAGCGTCTACCGCTGGGACGGCGACGTGGCCGAGGAACCCGAAACCCTGCTGCTGATCAAGACCGTGGGCGAGCAGTACCCGGCCCTCGAAGCCCGCATCAAGTCGCTGCACCCCTACGAGGTGCCCGAAATCGTCGCCCTGCCCTTTGACCGCGCCTCGCCCGAGTTTCTGAGCTGGCTGCGCGGCTCGGTGGGTTAA
- a CDS encoding endonuclease/exonuclease/phosphatase family protein, whose amino-acid sequence MLYNVARGGQGTAQTLLTTLRASEADLILLQETNVLDPAYEGTLLRGLPGYALTRGREVWTLSRWPVLRQTQHPAPGSSRTFTETWVTTPDGRTLRVVNAHLGTVLVTSALRGDWARLRRTAQTRQAQVNLLCRLAAQEPGPVLLGGDLNTPPRGQLYRRLTHCFSPDAHDEAGRGPGWTFPALALRIDHLLARDLRPVRAEVLDATGSDHRPLLVEYR is encoded by the coding sequence ATGCTCTACAACGTGGCGCGGGGCGGTCAGGGGACGGCGCAGACCCTGCTCACCACACTGCGGGCGAGCGAGGCCGACCTGATTCTGCTTCAGGAAACCAATGTTCTGGACCCCGCCTACGAGGGAACACTGCTTCGGGGCCTGCCCGGGTACGCGCTGACGCGGGGCCGGGAGGTCTGGACCCTCTCGCGCTGGCCGGTGCTGCGGCAGACCCAGCACCCCGCCCCCGGCAGCTCACGCACTTTTACCGAAACGTGGGTCACGACACCGGACGGGCGAACGCTCCGGGTCGTCAACGCGCACCTCGGCACCGTGCTGGTCACCAGTGCGCTGCGCGGCGACTGGGCAAGGCTGCGGCGCACCGCCCAGACGCGGCAGGCCCAGGTCAACCTGCTCTGCCGCCTGGCCGCGCAGGAGCCGGGGCCTGTCCTGCTCGGCGGCGACCTGAACACGCCGCCCCGGGGACAGCTCTACCGCCGCCTGACCCACTGCTTTAGCCCAGACGCCCACGACGAGGCAGGACGTGGCCCCGGCTGGACCTTTCCGGCCCTGGCGCTGCGAATCGACCACCTGCTCGCCCGTGACCTGCGGCCAGTGCGGGCAGAGGTTCTCGACGCGACCGGCAGTGACCACCGACCGCTGCTCGTCGAATACCGCTGA